CTTGCACCAAGATAGTTTACGTGATTTATATTCCAATGCCAAACCATGGTCTGGCTTCTGCATTGTCAGGTACGATCTGAGAAATTTAGGCTAGATTGTTACCATATGATCTGTATTTTGTAGCTAGAGCTTGAATTTTGGAGATATGGTGCTTGAATTTTTAAGCTACTCAGTTAATTTGGTCCGTAAATTCACATGCACTTGGCCCAATCAGTGACAGTTCCCTTCCCTATATATTAACAAtaaattcaaatttcaaaattttcattttcatttctagCTAGTAACCTTTGCTTATTGAatatcactttttttttcaggagTGACATGGAATGTAGTCATGCAGATGTTGATTATATGCAAATTATTTATCCCAGGAACCATAATCAAATTTTAAGTTCTTTCAATCGAAGACAATTAGGAGTTCAAAAACGTACATATTCGAATACTCATGATTAGCGATCTTGTGATCAATATCACAATAATAAGATTTCATATATCATAGTTCGAACGTACAATATACATATTTTTTGCGATCAAGTTAATACGATCCCACATTTGATATATTGTAGCTTTCAAATGCTCACGTACAATCAATATATGTCCATACCTCAATTGGTCGTCACATTGTTGAAGAATAGATAAACAAATGTAAAAATGcggtaaaaaaaatcatgttcTGTAGCGTAGAGTCAAGAACATACGATCCTAAGATACTTGGACAAATACATTTTCTATATACAAATCCAAATAGCTAACCCTAGTTGATTAACAAATACTGAAGCTAATTACTTCCGTACGGCCATGGCTTCGAACCCCACGCGCGGTTGAAGTGCGTGTTACCAGATAGTCCGGAGGGGCCACAGTGTATGATTGATGGCGTTAATTCATGCCACGCGTGGGGGCCGGAGGGATTGTGGGTCCCACCTGGAAGCGACATTtcattgtaaacaagaaaagaGAGGGTCTGCTCTTTCCCAAAGAGAGGTGACAACGGCAAAAGAGAGAGTGGTGACTGATAACGTGGGCCGGGCCCAGCTCGCGAAGCCCAAGGCCACTCATGCTAACGTGCGCCTGGGGCGTGTGATGTGGTCTGTTACACGGGACGACGCCGTCAGCCGTGTAATGATGGTTGTGCCATACTCGGCCGTGTACGGCGCCACACGTGTGAAGGCGCTCAGTGACCTTGTAATGGCAAACTGCCTTTGCAGGCTTTCCTGGTATTATAGCCCAGAAGGAGCTTCATATGTGAAGAATGGCAGAAATGATCAGACTAGTGGAAACACACCAAACAGAGAAAGGGCCTAAATATTTCTCGTTTTTAGTGCTCCAAGGCTACACAttaaattttcagaaaatggCGAATTGAGCAGAGGAAAAAAATGTGGCGTAGATTTGAGTCTCACGGCCGCATTTTGTCTGGCTGTAAATTAGAAGGACTCTCTAATGCTACGCCGTAAGTTGTGTCATCACGTTTGTTCTGATAAGTAGAGACTAGAGAGTGTATTTGGCCTATGCCGACGGCCGAGTTGCTGGTGCTTTCGGCAGGAGTCGAGGAATGGCTGCTAGGGAAGAGAGGCAGTATTCTTGGATTGTAATTAAGAGTTCCATTATTAGAACCCCCACTGGGGGGAAAGGGAAAGACTAAAGTAATTCTTGGTGTGCAAGAAATATGCACTTACTATTTGAATGGGTAATGGGGAGTAGGCAAAACAATCTTTCTAAGTTCTATCCATTGGGCTTGTGGTCTTGCAAATCATTAAAAGTAAATCTCTCAAGAGTGTTTTGCGCTGGTTTGCTTCGGTTTTTCGGAGGCTAGTGATGTAGAAGCTTCGTCTCATGAGTCATTCGGTTTTCCAAGCCACGTTCTTTGAGGAAACTTACGAAGTTCACACGAAGTTAGCAAATAGATAAAGACGATTATGTGTCATGATGATCTCTTGTGCTTCCCTAACTATACATACATGAACCTCTTAAGAAAAACTAAACATATATCATGAACATCAGAACATGTAGGCAATTATTCTAGCTCGATCAATATGTATGTCAGGAGTGCTTCTTGGTTTACTATTTTACTTCAATTGTTCATCCATATTAAACATGCTTGATGCTTCTTCAAATGTTATAAGGTGGCCAAACTAATACCCCACGAAGAAAATTTCATGAATTCGCAGCTAACTTATATTATTTTGGCGAGGTGAGAATCTATCTCGGCATACTTTCAATGATTAGGTGCATGAATCTTTGAACGGGGCAGTCAAATTCAACTCGCAGAAGATGCTTTACATCTTACCAGAATCAAGCACAATGTGCCTATATTGATGCCACCTTCAAAGAGTCAAAAATCATCAAACAATATTATTCTCTTATAAGACATTTGAGGGTTCCTTTTTGAATTCCTTAACTAGTTTCTCAAATCAAGAAACTTGGTATATCTCTTTGAAACCATTGAACCTTTCATTCCACGGCACCAGTCTGCTTTGGTTGGACCGACACTCATCCTCTTCAACAAGCAATTACCCTCGGTCTGTTGATGATTAAGCACGTTGAAGAAAATCACATTATATTCTTCCACATCCTGTACGTATTCGTATAAAACTACACCAGTCAAACCTTGCCAAACATTTCAATGTAGAAACTAGAAACCattaaagaaattttattAGTTCTCTCGGTTTATCTCTCAGAATTTGCTTAAAATAGCAAGGTTCCTTGTGCTAAAGCATAAGAAAGCTGGAAATCGCTAAACTGATTCTTTAGCATAGTTGGGACTTGGGGGAGAGTTATAAAACAAAGAGATAAACATGGCAGCAAAAACCAACATGATGCCTGTAATCAGCAAGATGTATTGTTCTTCTGCACAGGGTGTGTTTGTAGTTCGGAGGAGACCCCATGCAGTGAATGGAGGTGGTTTTGTAGTCACAGATTGTAGTCAGAAGGTTGCTTTCAGGGTTGATGGATGTGGAATTCTGGGGAAAAAAGATGAGCTGATTCTGAGAGATGGCCATGGAGAAGCGTTGCTTCTCATTCGACGAAAGGTACGCTTACATATGATAGATAAGCACATAGTGTTCCCTGCTGCATATGAGCATATCATACAGGCTACTGTGCATATGCATACTTGGAACATTCTAGATCGATTTCAAGAAAATatctctttcattttcaatCAGGGATCGATGGTTGAGGCGCTAAGCATTTACAGGAAATGGAAGGGGTATGCTTTAGACTATGAAGGATCACAGGAGTTGGTTTTCAGTTTAAAAGAGCCAAACTCATGTCTGGCAAGGACTCAAGCAATCAGAATCTCGACTAAGAGAACGAAAAACAAAGACTGGGACTTCGAGATAAAGGGTTATTTTCCTGATAAGGCTTGTAGCATTGTTGACTCTAAAGGAAACATAGTGTCGCAGGTAAACATTCTGTACTGCAATAGTCACGATCATAAGTTTCATCTTTTCTGTATCGCTACAAGCTGAAATGACACGGATTTCTTGCTATTTTATTGTGAGCACAGATAGGAGTGAAGGAGTTGGAGGAGCTAATGGGAAGTAGAGATCTGTATCATGTTGTGGTAACACCAGGCATAGATCAAGCTTTTGTATTCGGAGTCATTGCCGTTCTCGATTACATATATGGTGAATCCACCAGGTGCTAACTATCAGATTGCAAAGAGAAGCTTTCAGGTGACATCATAACACACATCTGACTATCTGAGCAGTTCAATTTTATGCATTTGGATTAGCTCATGCTCTTTTTTCtcttggttttcttttttcaccTATTGTTTACCCCTACTAGTTGGGATGATCCCAACTGTTAGAAGCTTGGATCTTTGtaattgtttgatttgtaATTAATTGTTCgatttgtgattgttgtgcACCATCACTAATTTGCTTGAGTGAATGAGGCACCACGAAGGGTTGTCAAATTATGTTATCACATAGAGCAGTTCTAATGCAGATACTGGcgttcataaaaaaaaatcaattaaaaatGCTCAGTTACTCAAACAAGGATCTTAGGAAGACTGAACTATCGCAAAATCAAACATATATCATATTGAAGTATTTGTTAGAACGGAAATATTTCATTGATTACAACTACATTTAGGCTGTCACATAATTTTTTGAAGTGCCCCTGTAGTAACTTGAAAGTTAAAGCTGGAAATGGAACGCCTGCATACCTGGTTAACAGAATAAGCGTCTTCAGATTAAGAACAGCACTTCACTGCGGTCTACAGCCTCTTGGCTCTTTGTCATCATTTCCAAATCAAAGACAGTATCTCATTTCTGGCACAAGAGAAATCAGCAAAGCCATAAATTACTTTTGTAGTTATCTTCAACCAACTAAGCTAAGATT
This genomic interval from Argentina anserina chromosome 1, drPotAnse1.1, whole genome shotgun sequence contains the following:
- the LOC126796273 gene encoding protein LURP-one-related 6 isoform X2, with translation MAAKTNMMPVISKMYCSSAQGVFVVRRRPHAVNGGGFVVTDCSQKVAFRVDGCGILGKKDELILRDGHGEALLLIRRKGSMVEALSIYRKWKGYALDYEGSQELVFSLKEPNSCLARTQAIRISTKRTKNKDWDFEIKGYFPDKACSIVDSKGNIVSQIGVKELEELMGSRDLYHVVVTPGIDQAFVFGVIAVLDYIYGESTRC
- the LOC126796273 gene encoding protein LURP-one-related 6 isoform X1, yielding MAAKTNMMPVISKMYCSSAQGVFVVRRRPHAVNGGGFVVTDCSQKVAFRVDGCGILGKKDELILRDGHGEALLLIRRKVRLHMIDKHIVFPAAYEHIIQATVHMHTWNILDRFQENISFIFNQGSMVEALSIYRKWKGYALDYEGSQELVFSLKEPNSCLARTQAIRISTKRTKNKDWDFEIKGYFPDKACSIVDSKGNIVSQIGVKELEELMGSRDLYHVVVTPGIDQAFVFGVIAVLDYIYGESTRC